The sequence TTAAAGTTTGAACTATCATTTGAAGGGGTGGTTTAAACTTAAAGTTTCTTTACTTTGTTGgtataaatcatttttatataagctagtaaaaaaataaaattagaaatttcttGTTaactctaaattacattttggTACTTTTCCATAAAAGTATTACAAAGCGAATGATTGGTGGGAAGATAATTCTTTAGAGTTAAAACCCTCATAAAGTAAAATTACAATGTTTGGTATGTATTCAAAATTGTTGATTAAAATCCATGAGTAGCGACATTCTAGTGTTTATTAAGTAAACACTAttggaaatattttatttttatttttaatttacccttcaactaattaattagttaatattTAATCATGCTATATAAAGTGATATTTAGCTCCCTCTCAATTCCCAAAAGTGAGACATCTGTATAATCATATTTGGTATTTCTCATTAACTTTTGATTTTGAAGATTTAATATTGTGTTGCATTAGTTTTAATCCCTGTGGAGTAGCTAGTCAAATGTGTATAATGCGGATTAGATTGCATGACCTTCTGAATGTACTCAATTTGAATTCTAAACAATCaagtaaatttaatattttaaattattgattgatgtttgatttatttgaataatgagattaaaaaattagtggaGGCTTACATCTTGTGGTCAATTAAGAATGGAATGATGATGCACCCTGCATTAGACTACCAATAGTGAGTCGCTGCAGTTGATcaccaataaattttttttttttaaaaaaaaaagcgaaatagaagaaaaaaaagtgatgatattttaaacaaatctattttataatttttcctttcCGGTAAAGTAGATTTCTGGCCCTACCTTATGGAAAGTGATTCCATtgtattaagaaaaataatcacATGGAATCCAACTTTCTTTGCTAAGAAAAATGTTCTAGCTAGATGGTGGATAGTAATTCTATCTTATAAAATTTCATGTAAAGGTCAGAAGAAATCTCATGTAAAAACTAcacttatctttttattgaatgtcagcaacaaattaaaaagagcTTGTACATCATATTTATACTAAAACAAAACTAAACGAGATAAACATTGTAATGTGACTATAATCCTTCAAATCAAGCTAGAACTATATATCTCTTTGATTGTGATTGAGCTATACTCAAGTCAATCCTATCACCAAAGATATCTCTACTAATTGGTTATGAGGATCACATGCATTCTTATCACTCCAAATTATCTTCTGCTTGCTCTAGTGGTGGATCAGTTGTGTAATAAAGATCTCCTTCTccgtatattattattattattattattattattattattattattattgctaagCAAGGGCGTGCGAAGCCTTGGCAATAGGGATGACAACAGGTCTGATCGGGTGAGGATTTTACCATACCCGTACCCATACCCGCTACCCCGCAAgtatacccgaacccgaaccagaacccgaacccgaacccaaacccgacgggttttaaaaacccaacccacacccgcacTCGACGGGTAATAGGGTACTCCATGGGTATACCCGCCCCGCCCGcctccatattaaaaaaattaattaaaaatttttatagaaaaaaataacttaaaaagtaattataatttttttataaaataaaataaaattattgtaaaattacaagactaaacaaagaggaaaaataaaaaaccctaaattcttaagttgtagaacatattagtatatatatatattatataaatattttagtaattttaatttcgagTGGATATAGGTTCGGGTATGGGTCGGGTATTAAAATTCTCATACTCGCACCTGAATCcatttcatacaagtcgggttttaTCCGAACTCAacccgaaacccggtcaaatcgggttttacccgtcaaatTCGGTCGGGTCAGGTCAGATTTGGATATTATTGCCATCCTTACTTGGCAGTTGGTCCATTATACAATTTATACTTAATTATAGcccatctatttttttgtttacaaaccaataatataatataatttatttacttatttatttatgtatattttgcAATTAACACATGCAGTATCATCAAATCTCAGCGGGATTTATCATCAGATGATGACTTTTTAATGAAGGTGACACGCAATCACAAAGCAACATCTGGAATTACATAAGTCATCTGACGTGGCATACTATAATTTATCTTGCCTTGGTTTGGGTGCGTTGTGAGCCGCAGTGTTCAATTCTCAATTTATTTggtcaaatatttatttaattatatattaaaaataagacataGCTAAAagcatgttatttatttaaaacaaaataataatttaagacATTGTAAGAATATCTTTGTAATCATAAGCAcaattcaatatattataagttgaattccacTTACGAGGAACAtcggaaataaattttttatattttttcccccatttgcctacaaaatcttttgaattcATGCTTTCATGAAGAAGCTTTTGTTGCATATAAAATAGCTCCTCTAACTTTACGAATATGAggattaataatttttagacCATCTCTAAcacattaatttaatatatggcATATACAacgaacatgaaaaaaatttccagAAAACATAGGCTCTAAATGCAATTGTAACATATCAACGGCACAATTATTTGCCGAAGCATTGTCAAGAGTgattgaaaatacaaatttctcaattttgtaCTCATTAATAGTACCCATGATGTAACCGGCAATATTACATGCGGTATGTTGGTATTCTAACtcaataaactcaaaatatgtttttgcaatgtccaattattatcaatataatgagCGGTAACACAAAGATAATCGAAATTATTTGGAGTAGACCAAATATcggaagtaagagaaattttaaataaaccttTAGATAtttcagaaattaatttttctttatattcttcataaataataagacaatactTTCTCATAGTAGTCcttgaaacggatttaaaattcGGATTAAAACCCTTAACTTACATTTTTATAAACGCGAGATTTTCAACAAGATAAAAAGGTTGttcattttgaataataaattttgcaactcattttcttgcattttcattggaaaaaacaaaagttccaaTACTTGAATTTGCAAAACTAATTTGTGTTTGGGAAAGATCATTTTGACTAGTATTATGTTTGTCGGCATGCCTTTTCAAATGACCCGTTCCACCcgaagtttgacaagaaaaatcttttttgcattttttacaAACGGCATGAGTCCCTTTGTTTGGAATttcaataatattataaaattgccaTACACCCgaagttctttttcttgtgcttgttGGAGGCTTGCTACTGGATGCTCCCATATTAGGAGATTCAGTAACAGGCTCATGCTCAGGTTgtgaatcatcaaaattttcggagttgttttcattaaaaaaaaaatagtgtatCGAAAGGGAAATTGGGAGAGCcggccattataaaaaataaaaaaaagtttaggaTTACCTCAACCTTgatgatgtaaatttaatttgtggTTTTCTTGAAAAGTCcgaattgatgaattgatgaaaagGTGGGGGAATTGCCGGATTGATGAAACACTTGAGCCAGATTTGAcaaacttcaaatcttgaacttgaagagattgagaacTAAGAGAGCTTGGAGTCTTCAATGCTTGAGAGATTAGAACAAGAATGAGTAATTTGGTGTGGAGAAATATGTAAGtgtttgagtttatttataggttttttaaatttttctaatttccaaaatacccttgtaaactagccgtttattgttgttaaaaagagtaaaaaaagtaattatatttcaaaGTCTAAAATAGCCTTAAAAACTAGCCGTTTTATAGTTGTTAGAGGGGCTATAAATgtcattttcttgtatttaaatagttggagaaacaaataataaaaaaaaatggtgggtCGTGTCGGGCCGCCCAATCAGACTAGTGGCAGGCGTCTTTCGGGCTCGCGTGCTTGGGCCACCCGGCCAGGCGGGCCGCGAGCGCGTGCCGCCCACGAGCCACCAACTCGTGGCCGGCACGACCCGAGATATTGGTCGCCGACTGCCTGCAGCATCGTAGTCGTCGTGCAGGTGCCGTGCACGCCCAAACCGTGCTAGGCCGTCTGCGGGCTCGAGCCGACACGCCCGTTTTATAACTCTAATTGTAACATAGAATTGGTCTCTCGATATCTTAATTGTTAAAgaaaaaagttatcattattctattattaatagttattttaatattctttatttttttaatttaattttaattttgattaatgttGAATGTACTTAAATGTGGTTCTCAATCTATGGATGTTTTTAAATGCACTGGTGTTGTTATTTCAAAGCCATTCTTGTATCAGTTAATAGACATATATATGCAGAAGCTTACATGACGGTGGTCTTTTAtggataatttataaataattcgGTTTTATTGTggtataatattaattatgcatatataaaattttgccAAGTATTCACCTAATTTCCAATTAATAATACCGATCTAACCAAATTTGGTTATTAGTACATGGATATTGTTATAGTATAATAATGTTACTATTTTAGATAATTTGGATGAaagaacaaatttttaaataaatattttctttataagATTTCCATTggtatttatagaaaaaaaggTGGAAAATCCCGAAGCTTACACATCAGCATTTATCCAATTTTTGTCATACTAAACATaacaaatgaatttttttataaataaataaataaaatttccagAAGACATTGCAATTGCAATTGCTATTTTGAGTGGCAGTAAATCCTTCCGCTTACTAATGACCCTGactttttatgaataatttataaatatttgatttcataaagacatcataatatatatatatattataaatggatGGCTACAGTAACAATGATATCGCAGCATTTGACATTATTGTAACAACCTTCTAgatgttactgtagcacttgACCATGTGGTACTATAGCAGCTGTCATTACTGTTACTATTTCACCTACCAGTGTATTTTGGGTTGTTAGATTGAATCAATCCTAGTCATCCATTCAACCCCTGAATGCCTATAAATACCCcccaaaagaagaaataaatcttcaaaggtgtttggtaaatattctggctttttattctctttatacttataatatatctatgaaaatgtatatatgtttatataaaaagatgAGTTATTAGTTGCttatacaataatatataagtttttggGATATCCACCTAATTTTTGTTGGCATTAGAAAGCTTGGTAAACTAGactggatatatatatatatatatatatatatatatatatatatatatatgttggtgttTTTACAATATAACAATGCTATTATTGGTTGTTTGTGatcatttaaattatatttgcagaaaaagaagattgttaaaaataaaaactccttTGCTTAGATTGGTCAAATGATACTGACCCCACTATAAAAGATGTTTTATGTAAACTTTTATTCTCCATATTTTAAGACATGTCTAATATAGTGGTGCTATAAAAAATCACGGGCTTGCAGTCTAATCCCTGTATTCACTGAATGAGTGCTCATAAGTCGAATGATCAATTTCCGGTGTTGTGCATGCTTTTGACACTTGAATTGTCCACtttgtcaaataaataaatatataataccaTGGTGAAATTTTGTTGGGCCATTAtgataatttacaaaaaatattgttaataaaaaaaatttatgatactcaataaatttttgcataacattaaaaaaatttcataataaattaaaatatttaataattttgttattgaaaaaaaaattcccattaACTAATCCGCACATTAAAAATATGGAATCATTgtcaagtatatatattattaataagttttattgtatttttgaatctttatttatattaataatacacatcaatattatatatatatatatatatatattattgatctCACATTTTTTATAGACATCCGTAGATGTTGATCTGACACCCCCTTTGTCACTATGGGGATGACCtactatatattatttatttaattaaactttaaaatattttgttatattaagcaagttatttctttaattttcaaatttttatttttttagaaacaaatatatattcatacaaaTAGAATAAAAGCAACTTTAACAAGGCCTTGATGgacttttcctttctttctttcttttcctttattcaatatataaatTCACGTATAACTTATTATCTATATGAAATTAAAGCTCATAATCAAGTTGCTAGCACATTACTAGTTCCCTGTCACTATTAATGTaccaaaaacttaaattaaagataaaaattaaaaaaaatcaatcacttgatctttttttttttcaatataacaAAGCAGCCACATTAATCAAACAACTTATAACACTCGCACAAAttcatacattaaaaaaataaaataaaatttgaatttggttCATATAAATCTCATATGTTTAACTGaaacttatgatttttttattataaaaatcaaatcaatttctcaaatttttaattgcTCCTATGGACTAAggttgaaataattaaaaaaccagTCATTTACAATAATTAATTGTTGGCATAAACCCATTGGCCTAAAACCAATGGAACAAACCAATGGATTATAATCCATTAGCCCAAATCCAACTCCTCTTAATCCATGGATCACCCAAACAATGGCTGGCTTAAACCATTAACCTAAACCATGAACTTAATCCATGGATTAGTGCccatgtgtttaaggaaaatggtggtTTTAGTTGGCCTATATATATGTGAGCCTATTCTCATTCTAAAACATAACCTTGAGTGAAGAATCAAGTGAAGAAGTGAGAGTGAGAAGAaattagagagagaagaaaagtgtggaaaaaatattttgagagttagtccaaTCTCCTAATATAAGAGAGAGTtctggttttctccttgttattagagagtttgtaactcctgcaattttcccacttagtaaattcttctatctttgcccgtggtttttaccctaattgtttaggggttttccacgtaacatctttgtgttctttatttttccagcattccttttatttattttactgctGTACTGCTCTATTCGATCCTACATTTTACAACATTAATGAAggtcttttttttaaagttaaggATTAGTAATCCTTTTTAATAATCTAATAGATTCTATATTACATATCGATGAGAAAGAAACTTATCATCTCCACGTTAGAAAATTAGTAATTCTACCACTTACGAAATGAGAAATTAAAGAATCAACTCTTCATGTGATTGCCTTGTCCATCTTATCATTGAGTAATGAATCCAACTTACAATCTTACTTTCCTGCATGTGAAAAATGaccatatatatcattataaatcttcattctaataataattttaatattttttccctTAAAGAAGATGAGGTGAATTAATTGGTGCACTAGTTGTTGAAAATAATTGAGCTATGAAAACGAATAAAAAACTCAACTTATAATTCTTTTCACATGGCTAAGCATACTCccaaaaaatttcttatttttcctttttataaaTGTCACCAGGTTATCAGGGCAAATCATAATTGACGTCCCGCTAATATATTTTCACCCAATGATACGAGATTTGTGTTGCAAGTCTGAACTCATAATTGGGAATACATTACCATACTATAACTTGAATTTGAGACTTTTTGAATGTGCCACATTAATGTCTTTCACAATAGCAATAAGATTACTAGACTATGAACCTTTTGGCTGTTGagtcaaattttgattttgaattttttattttaaattttttatttgaaatttaactaaatttttAGCTTAGAATAATTGGGCtgaattatctatatatatatatatatatataacattatatcAAGCACATATCCTTCAAATAGTAAAAgtgtataataattattataataaaaatatattattatatattattattattttttaaaataaaatttaatagcaAATAAACACCCACAATTAGACTtgctcacaaaaaaaaaaaaataataattctaaccGTACCCATTTTGTTAGAAGATAGGATTacacaaatattatattttaaaatatacacatgaaaatatatattttttataaaatataaatattttgttttcattcatcaCACATAACGACTTGCAAGTCTTGAGTCAAGGTCATCACCTGCCCCGCTGTTCACTAGTCAAACCCACCTTCTGAaactttcaatgaaaacatcaaaGAAACAAAGGCCGGCATCCCAACACAACCAAtgcaacatcatcatcatcatctacatCATGTTCATTCTCATCTTCTCCTTCCTCGTTTTCCCCCTTTGCCATGCAGCCATCTTTGACATAGTAAACCAATGCTCTTACACCATCTGGCCAGCTGCCATCCCTGGCGGTGGCAGCAAACTCGAACCTGGACAAAACTGGACCATCTTCGTCAACCCTGGGATGGACGACGCTCGTATCTGGGCCAGGACTGGCTGCACCTTCAACTCCTCAGGTTATTGCCAGTGTGAGACAGGGGATTGTGACGGCCTCTTGGAATGCCAAACTTATGGATCATCGCCCAACACCCTCGCCGAGTTTACTCTCAACGGATTCAACAACCTCGACTTCATCGATGTCTCTCTCGTTGAGGGCTTCAACGTCCCCATGGAATTCAGTCCAATTGCTGGTTGCAACCATGTCATTCAGTACTCCACGAACATCACCGGACAGTGTCCAGATGAATTGAAGACCTCCGGGGGTTGCAACAATCCGTGCACAGTGTTTAAGACTGACGAGTATTGCTGTACATCTGGAAATTGCAAGCCCACAAACTACTCTAATATTTTCAAAGGACTCTGTCCGAATGCTTATAGCTACGTTATGGATGACGAGAGTAACACTTTTACTTGTATTGGAGGGACTGATTATAAGGTTGTTTTCTGCCCTAATAACAATGAGACTAAATCTAATCCTCCACCTAGTTCTGCTGGCTCCGCCACCTTTGACATCGTCAACAACTGCTCATACACTGTTTGGGCTGCAGCTGTGCCCGGTGGTGGCCAGAAACTTGACAATGGTCAAAGTTGGACTTTAGCATTCCGGAAAGGCACCACCGGTGGCCGTGTTTGGGCGCGCACAGGCTGCAACTTTGACAACTCCGGCCATGGCAGTTGTGAAACAGGTGACTGCAATGGCCTCTTGGAATGCCAAGCTTATGGCAACCCACCAAACACTATTGCTGAGTTTGCTCTAAACCAGTATGGCAACTTGGATTACATCGATATCTCTTTAGTTGATGGGTTTAACGTGCCAATGGACTTCAGTCCGACCGGTGGATGTGCTCGTGGGATCCAATGCTCGGCAGACATCAATGGGCAGTGTCCGACAGTGCTAAAGGCTACCGGTGGATGTAACAACCCTTGTACCGTGTTCAAAACAAATGAGTATTGTTGTACCTCAGGTAGCAGCTGCCAAGCAACTGATTATTCCAAGTTTTTCAAGAATCTATGCCCAGATGCTTATAGCTACCCTACGGATACTAGTACCTTTACTTGCCCTGCTGGGACTAATTATAAGGTTGTCTTCTGCCCATGAATTCGGATGTGAGATCATCTAGTGTCCATGCTTATtgcatgatatatatgtatgtataattaaGAAGTGGAGTCAGGCAGTCTTGTATTGGATTCTTCTTGATAATTAATTGGGTCACTGTAGCCTCTGTTACGAGAGATTGAATAGGAACCAAAAGGCTTTTATTAGCCCCcttttatttaactaattaatggTTTTCATCGATAACTCTATTTTAAATATAGCAGCAAGATCAGaagcttcaatgttttattcaGTTCCGTAAAAACTTGACCATGAAGTTCCAAATAAGGACGGACTCTCTCCAACCAACAACCTCTCTTTTGGTTCGTTTCATAGCTcaatatttgtaaataatatttacataacgttaaaattcaatgaatttttttttttaagttaaactGTAACCAGAGGAAGAACCAGTGGTCTTGCACGGCAATCTCTTGGGTGGCgctcaaataatatatatatatatatatatatttctgaatGCAACAAGTGTTACATAAAACAGAATCATACACACCAATTGAGAATTAATCGTTCAACCCATATACCATCAgtcagaaaagaaaagattaggctGTTAATCTACATCCACAACGGGTGATCCATTACCATTATTACTTCCAACGAGTCTTAAACTCAAGgcctcttatttttgttttgcgtaataaaatcaattactaCTAAGTTATCAGCCTTTTCGTTAACTTATATTTGGTTTTCTGCGcttgaataatttgttaactaatatttaaggtttttttaaaattttggagatttatatatttatattaacaaaCAGGGTCAAGCACAAGTGCTGCTACAACATGGCACAAGCCCTACAAGGCCCGGCTCATGTTAGACCACCTTTTTATGGTTGGCATGTGATGCCTGTCTAACAAAGGATCTGATCAAAGCTCTGTCAATTGTCAGCCTAGGCAAAAAGGCTCATGCCATACGTGCATAATCCAACCTAGGGGTGGCAATAACCTATCCGGGTTTGGACAGAAGTTTTAATAACAAAGTTTTGTCCGACACAGAAAATGCCAACAACTGGGCCTTTATCCTTATAAAATTTTGGTATACATAATGTTAAAACCCAATTGTCCAAGcccaaatttttattattactaattaaatattagtataattatataaaataggaTGGGAATTCGTTAAATGATTGAATTGTGatataaaaattcaatcttACATTGATTAGTGCGTTAGTGTGTCTGTGTGTCACGTGTGTTCAGTGTGCCCTTTTTTCTTCACAATTGGCAATTTGGCATTGATTTTCTGAAGCCTGAAGCTCATACTTACGGGTCACGACAGCTTCATTTTTCTGATTGCTCATGAGCTCTGTGAATTTCTTTCTTCACAATTGGCattttggcattttttttttatcatcaaaaacatgtattttcatttaatacTTATTGAAAATTGGattattgtataaattaatttgaattgttggacattatttttttcatttgaaatgaattaaattatttttatatagtttagtTTGAATGTATTTTACATGTATATTacataattcaaataaaattcggATATTTAGACAACCCGGTTTTGAAAGAAACTGGGTCTAGACAAATCACACTTGTTCAGATTTAAAATCGAACTGGGTCCTAGCATCTAATTTAGTTACTTATAAGAGTAATTTTCCACACCCGATTTTATCTAGACCCAGATTTTGGTCACTCCTAATCTAACCTCTTTTATATATCAAGGAATGagtagtaaaataaaattaaaaacaaaagggtTGAAATTTACCTCTAAAAGTGAGAGTGGGCAAGTGAGGACAAGtgaaagaaattgaaaatgacATAAAATTAGCGATAAACTTTTACTAGAATGCAAAATAGCTACCATTTGATTGATTTCACTTTGACAAACTTAATATGAAACCATAATATGGTTTCATATTAAGTTTGTCAAAGTGAAATCAATCTAAATTGTtaccaaaattttatataataaaatttgtttatttactattttcatatttaccctttctaatttaaaattatatattttgttttcgtacttaaattattttaaatatatgctATGTAGAGTTTTTAAGCAATGATTATTATAATGGTAGCATGGCTTACGTATTTAGCATGTAGTAAGTTAACTATAAAAAGCGGTTGTATGGCATGcagaaaaaattacaaataggCCATAGTCGCAGAACCCTAGTGGCCTAGATGTATGAGccaataatatatattcaatgaAAATCAAGGGGAGAGCATCGTGAATGTTCTCAAATCTCTATCTtcttttctctccctcttcttctcttttcttctttttctctccctTCTCTATATCTTCTCTTGCTGCATCACTGATTTCCCCTCGGCACGCATCATAATGTAAAGAGCTTTTTGTAGCCATCTAATCTACaagtttattataaattttggtGAATTTTGGCACTTTAAAGATGGTCTTCTTATGATAAGATCAGCACATAAACGTGAACTATTATAAAGATTCCAGTATCTCTTATTTGACTTTAGTTGAAACTctcttataaaattataaaagctttagtgtaaaattattataaaaatttagagTAGAAGTGAGAATAGAACTAGTTTTTTGAGAAAGACGACAAGCACCAgaacccagggacgtgcacgtgtggggaACAAAGCTCAACGCCAAcccacgtgccctcaccttgcgtagGCTATGAGGTTCGATCCCGGGTCCTCTCCGAAACGAACACCTTACGCAAGGGACCCCATgccaattgacccaaaggccgttggcgagaaataaaaattttagtgtaaaattatttttaatttaaaaaactaataagaACTATaacaattttcaaaaattaaattttaatattaaaaaactagtggaactcacaactattaaaaaaaactaaaatttaatattaaaaaaataaaaatacttattttagtaaataattataaaaatacctattttagcaaataattataaaaaccaCGTAAGAGCATCGTAATTTTACTTAAGTTAGagccaaaatatataaaa comes from Dioscorea cayenensis subsp. rotundata cultivar TDr96_F1 chromosome 15, TDr96_F1_v2_PseudoChromosome.rev07_lg8_w22 25.fasta, whole genome shotgun sequence and encodes:
- the LOC120277780 gene encoding uncharacterized protein LOC120277780; translation: MKTSKKQRPASQHNQCNIIIIIYIMFILIFSFLVFPLCHAAIFDIVNQCSYTIWPAAIPGGGSKLEPGQNWTIFVNPGMDDARIWARTGCTFNSSGYCQCETGDCDGLLECQTYGSSPNTLAEFTLNGFNNLDFIDVSLVEGFNVPMEFSPIAGCNHVIQYSTNITGQCPDELKTSGGCNNPCTVFKTDEYCCTSGNCKPTNYSNIFKGLCPNAYSYVMDDESNTFTCIGGTDYKVVFCPNNNETKSNPPPSSAGSATFDIVNNCSYTVWAAAVPGGGQKLDNGQSWTLAFRKGTTGGRVWARTGCNFDNSGHGSCETGDCNGLLECQAYGNPPNTIAEFALNQYGNLDYIDISLVDGFNVPMDFSPTGGCARGIQCSADINGQCPTVLKATGGCNNPCTVFKTNEYCCTSGSSCQATDYSKFFKNLCPDAYSYPTDTSTFTCPAGTNYKVVFCP